The DNA region TGGGTAATTTTACTCACAGGTGGCAATATGGGTAGAGCGAGTTGCGGTAAAATGCTGACGAGCGATCGCCGAGTCAGTAGATAGCAGTAAAGACGCTGAAAACTAGCGTTTGGGCAGGAGTGTGGAACTTGAGGATATCACTTGCAGACAGATTGCGGCTGGGATTGGCAGTGGGGACGGCACACACAGTAACGTCCCTAGTGCGACTATTAAAGTTGGGTGCGGCTAGCGTCTTACCAGGGCAAATTGCGGGAAGAATTCAGCCAAAATTGTTGCCCCTCTTGTTTCGTCAAGTCAAACGCGGCGTAATTTTTATTGCGGGGACGAACGGTAAAACGACGACATCCCTTCTGCTACGCACCATGTTAGAAAATCAGGGATGGCGGGTGGCGCACAACGCTGCTGGTGCGAATCTGATAAATGGCTTGATGACGGCGCTGCTGGAAAATACCAATCTGGTGGGGAGTCTAGAAGCGGATTACGCGATTCTGGAGGTAGATGAGAATATTGTGCCTCTGGTTTTGCCGCAGGTAGTAGGCGAAGGGTGTCCCCGGTGCTACATTTTGTGCTTAAATTTGTTCCGCGACCAGTTGGACAGATATGGGGAAGTTGATACAATTAGTCGGCGTTGGCAGAAAGCGATCGCGCCTTTACCGCCAGAAACAGTGGTAGTTGTGAACGCCGATGACCCTACCTTATCGTATTTGGGTCAGCAGCTAAACCAGCGGGTATTGTGCTTCGGATTAAATGAACCTGAAGCTTATCTAGATGAAATTCCCCATGCGGTAGATTCTATTTATTGCCCCAGCTGCGGACACTCTCTCGATTATCAGGGCGTCTACCTCTCCCACCAGGGAGATTATAAGTGTCCCAGCTGTGGTTTTCATAGGGGAAAACTCGATATTGAAAGTCGAGAATGGCCGCAAGTTCTTATCGGAATTTACAACAAGTACAACACCCTAGCTGCTGTATTAGCGGCGAAGGAAATAGGGGTTGATCTTGATAAGATTCTAGACACAATTAAAAATTTCCAGGCTGCTTACGGACGCGCTGAGGAATTGACAGTAGGCGGGAAGAAAGTGCGGATTTTATTATCAAAAAATCCGGTAGCACTCAATGAAACTATCCGCGCAGTTAATCAGCAAGGTGGAAGCACAAAACTGCTGGTGTTGAATGACAGGACGCCGGACGGTACAGATGTATCCTGGATTTGGGATGTGGATACTGAGAAATTAGTAGAGAAAGGGGGGACTGTTGTAGTCAGCGGCGATCGCGTCTATGATATGGCTTTAAGAATACGCTATAGCATGGACGAAAATAGTAGCTTGAAATTGATTGTAAAAGAAGATTTGCAAGAAGCGATCGCAGTGGCTTTAGAACACACACCCGCTGATGAAACTCTCCACATTCTTCCCACATATTCAGCAATGTTAGAAGTGCGCGGATTGTTGACTGGAAGGCAGATTTTGTAACTTAGCAAATCCGATGCAAATAAACCCGGCGAATGTAATTTGCGGCTACAAAAAA from Microcoleus sp. FACHB-831 includes:
- a CDS encoding Mur ligase family protein, with the protein product MRISLADRLRLGLAVGTAHTVTSLVRLLKLGAASVLPGQIAGRIQPKLLPLLFRQVKRGVIFIAGTNGKTTTSLLLRTMLENQGWRVAHNAAGANLINGLMTALLENTNLVGSLEADYAILEVDENIVPLVLPQVVGEGCPRCYILCLNLFRDQLDRYGEVDTISRRWQKAIAPLPPETVVVVNADDPTLSYLGQQLNQRVLCFGLNEPEAYLDEIPHAVDSIYCPSCGHSLDYQGVYLSHQGDYKCPSCGFHRGKLDIESREWPQVLIGIYNKYNTLAAVLAAKEIGVDLDKILDTIKNFQAAYGRAEELTVGGKKVRILLSKNPVALNETIRAVNQQGGSTKLLVLNDRTPDGTDVSWIWDVDTEKLVEKGGTVVVSGDRVYDMALRIRYSMDENSSLKLIVKEDLQEAIAVALEHTPADETLHILPTYSAMLEVRGLLTGRQIL